A region from the Triticum urartu cultivar G1812 chromosome 1, Tu2.1, whole genome shotgun sequence genome encodes:
- the LOC125533030 gene encoding probable 3-ketoacyl-CoA synthase 20, protein MDNELEAVNSGMRKHGKLLYRRLVGQLPRLLPVTMLLAVSSPAAMAMLSQRSIHGLLHDAHDITAVSLAACAVAAACAYDMSWSRAVYLVDFAGYKPAPAHETSRAKTTRHHGLAGAFNTESMAFQRRILERSGLGDATHFPASVIKVPVDIRLRSADEESHAVVFGVIDELLTKTRVRPFDIGMVIVNCSLHSPTPSFTSLVVNRYSLRNDVVTHNLSGMGCSAGIIAIDLARRLLQVHLDTYALVVSTENTTLNWYMGNNRSMLVPNMLFRMGGAAILLSNRRSEWRRAKYQLIHTARTHRGPSDQSYACVMQEEDDAGHLGVSLSKDLMSVAAEALRTNITTLSPHILLLSEQLRFLCAVVLKRVFRTKARPYIPNFTSSVQHFCIHSGGRSVLDELERSLRLSAWDMEPSRMTLYRFGNTSSSSLWYELAYCEAKGRTRRGDRVWQIAFGSGFKCNSAVWKALRTVEGSDDAKESNPWAQDVDVLPIHVPKVMLIDDEALCVPAA, encoded by the exons ATGGACAATGAGCTCGAGGCTGTAAACAGTGGGATGAGAAAGCACGGCAAGCTCTTGTACCGCCGTCTCGTCGGCCAACTGCCTCGTCTCCTCCCCGTCACAATGCTCCTTGCCGTGTCTTCACCGGCGGCAATGGCCATGCTGTCCCAGCGATCAATTCACGGCCTTTTACACGACGCGCATGACATCACGGCCGTGTCATTGGCGGCctgtgcggtggcggcggcgtgcGCCTACGACATGTCCTGGTCGCGGGCGGTGTACCTGGTGGACTTCGCCGGGTACAAGCCTGCGCCGGCGCACGAGACGAGCCGCGCCAAGACCACGCGGCACCATGGACTAGCTGGTGCGTTCAACACGGAGAGCATGGCTTTCCAGAGGAGGATCCTGGAGCGGTCAGGGCTCGGCGACGCGACGCACTTCCCGGCGTCGGTCATCAAGGTGCCGGTGGACATACGCCTCCGCTCGGCGGATGAGGAGTCCCATGCCGTCGTTTTCGGCGTGATCGACGAGCTGCTGACCAAGACCCGCGTGCGGCCGTTCGACATCGGTATGGTCATCGTGAACTGCAGCCTCCACAGCCCCACGCCGTCCTTCACCTCGCTTGTCGTGAACCGGTACTCCTTGCGCAACGACGTCGTCACCCACAACCTTAGCGGAATGGGCTGCAGCGCCGGCATTATCGCTATTGACCTCGCCAGACGCCTGCTTCAG GTACACTTGGACACATACGCATTAGTCGTGAGCACAGAGAATACCACCCTAAACTGGTATATGGGCAATAACCGGTCCATGCTGGTGCCCAACATGCTGTTCCGGATGGGTGGCGCGGCGATTCTTCTGTCAAACCGTCGCAGCGAGTGGCGGCGCGCCAAGTACCAGCTGATCCACACGGCGCGCACGCACCGCGGCCCCAGCGACCAGAGCTACGCTTGCGtgatgcaagaggaggacgacgCCGGGCACCTGGGCGTGTCCCTCTCCAAGGATCTCATGTCCGTGGCCGCCGAGGCGCTCCGCACCAACATCACCACCCTTAGCCCCCACATCCTACTGCTGAGCGAGCAGCTCCGGTTCCTCTGCGCCGTCGTGCTCAAGCGGGTGTTCCGCACCAAGGCGAGGCCGTACATCCCTAACTTCACGTCTTCGGTGCAACACTTTTGCATCCACTCAGGGGGGCGCAGCGTGCTGGACGAGCTGGAGAGAAGCCTGAGGCTGAGCGCGTGGGACATGGAGCCCTCGAGGATGACACTCTACAGGTTCGGCAACACGTCGAGCAGCTCGCTGTGGTACGAGCTCGCCTACTGCGAGGCCAAGGGCAGGACCAGGAGGGGAGACCGTGTGTGGCAGATCGCATTCGGCTCGGGGTTCAAGTGCAACAGCGCCGTGTGGAAGGCGCTTAGGACGGTTGAGGGCTCCGACGACGCCAAAGAGAGCAACCCCTGGGCACAGGACGTCGACGTTCTTCCAATCCATGTGCCCAAGGTGATGTTGATCGACGACGAGGCCTTGTGTGTACCTGCCGCATAG